One region of Bosea sp. 29B genomic DNA includes:
- a CDS encoding branched-chain amino acid ABC transporter permease — protein MRALLTSILLCLALASCGRFDTDQIRACRLAIPALNPTDTAITIEGTGSGPRTGILRIVYRAQAPDEPPRRRTIDCIFAGEGTTLQRGALAGLASDGVPMTDASFLLLRRFYLEYKAEPPVDPGMSPGADLLTVPPGLAYGLQQGLAALPSAAIYALLASAYALIYGLNGRILLTFGEFSALGALAAVVGVALTLSLSVSTPVSGLFIAFAVAIAVSALHGFAMGRFVLRHLDKSNGQQVLIATIGLAIALSEYLRLAQGAELRWLPPVFNEPLPLVRAEQFIVTATPVSLAMAGLGFSAATCLILYLARSSYGRAWRAVSDDARTASLFGVDPRAVHDRALIIACAICGAAGVIVTVIYGGMGFSGGFTLGLKALVAAVLGGIGSVPGACLGGLAIAAFEVLWSATMPLEQRDIAVYSLLAVTLILRPGGFFGDGALTPRQV, from the coding sequence ATGCGCGCCCTGCTCACGTCGATTCTGCTCTGCCTCGCGCTCGCCTCCTGCGGGCGCTTCGACACCGATCAGATTCGTGCTTGCCGGCTCGCGATCCCGGCGCTGAACCCGACCGACACCGCCATCACCATCGAGGGAACCGGCAGCGGCCCGCGCACCGGCATCCTGCGGATCGTCTACCGGGCGCAGGCGCCGGACGAGCCCCCGCGGCGGCGCACCATCGACTGCATCTTCGCCGGCGAAGGCACCACGCTGCAGCGCGGCGCGCTGGCGGGCCTCGCCTCCGACGGCGTGCCGATGACCGATGCCAGCTTCCTGCTGCTGCGGCGCTTCTATCTCGAATACAAGGCGGAGCCGCCGGTCGATCCCGGCATGTCGCCTGGGGCCGACCTCCTGACCGTGCCGCCCGGCCTCGCCTATGGCTTGCAGCAGGGCCTGGCCGCCCTGCCCTCGGCCGCGATCTACGCGCTGCTCGCCAGCGCCTATGCGCTGATCTACGGGCTCAACGGCCGTATCCTCCTGACCTTCGGCGAATTCTCGGCGCTCGGCGCACTCGCCGCTGTGGTCGGCGTGGCGCTGACCCTGTCGCTTTCGGTCTCGACGCCGGTCTCGGGCCTGTTCATCGCCTTTGCCGTCGCGATCGCCGTCAGCGCGCTGCACGGCTTCGCCATGGGCCGCTTCGTGCTGCGCCATCTCGACAAGAGCAATGGCCAGCAGGTGCTGATCGCAACGATCGGGCTCGCCATCGCGCTGTCCGAATACCTGCGCCTCGCGCAAGGCGCCGAACTGCGCTGGCTGCCGCCGGTGTTCAACGAGCCGCTGCCGCTGGTGCGGGCGGAGCAGTTCATCGTCACCGCGACGCCGGTCTCGCTCGCCATGGCGGGGCTCGGCTTCTCGGCCGCGACCTGCCTCATCCTCTATCTCGCCCGCTCGTCCTATGGCCGGGCCTGGCGCGCAGTCTCCGACGATGCCAGGACCGCCTCGCTGTTCGGGGTCGATCCGCGCGCAGTGCACGACCGGGCGCTGATCATCGCCTGCGCGATCTGCGGCGCGGCCGGCGTCATCGTCACCGTGATCTATGGTGGCATGGGCTTTTCCGGGGGCTTCACGCTCGGCCTGAAGGCACTCGTCGCCGCCGTTCTGGGCGGCATCGGCTCGGTGCCGGGCGCCTGCCTGGGCGGCCTGGCCATCGCCGCCTTCGAGGTGCTGTGGTCGGCGACAATGCCGCTCGAACAGCGCGACATCGCGGTCTATAGCTTGCTCGCCGTGACGCTGATCCTGCGCCCCGG